AGGGCAGGGGGAGAACACCGCGCTCCTTAGTGGATGCAGCCTATGTATTTCACCTATTCAATTTGTCACCGAACTGTTTTCACATCAATTATTATCACATTCTAATCGAGATATACAATCATCACAGACACAGACACAAACAGCATCAGTGACTGGAAAAAACATATTAGCATTGCTTGTTCTAAAGCTGCTCACTTTTACCTCAATCAACCATTTTCAACAATCTtcaatcaaacaaacaaactcAATAAACATAATGTATATAACGAATTGTATGCTAAATTTCAATTCCAATTTCAAttccaatttcaatttcaatttcaatttcaacaaGAAGAAGGGCTTCATATGCTAACTAACCGGAAGTAACCAGAGGACTTAGCCTTCTTACAGTCTTAAACTAGTTTCATTTTTGTCACCCCAAAACCCATTTGTTTGAGCTTGTAGGGTTGTAACCTTATTTGAACTTGATGACTCTTATTTGCCTGTGATATCTAAACTTGATCATGTTGATAAACAATCATGGATCCTCTAAAACTATTTGTCAAAGTTATATAAGCTTAAGTTTTGATAGTCTTTGTTTAAAGATCAAACATGAAGAATTTGACAAGGGAAATTTGAATACTTGGTATGGTGGTTTGTGTACCAACAACAGAATAGGGGAAGAAAAAACAGTATAGTACCTAgcagtaataaataaatatgggGGTGAATATTTGGGGGGAAGTAAACAGCAAGATCAAGGTAAAAACAGTAATTGCACCATAATGACTTCATGAGGGTTCCTCTGTAAACGGGAAATTAAAAAAGCTGGGGTTGTAAACCTAAAAAATGATTCATGCAGATGCAGCAGCAAACTGAAGATTAATGCAGATGCAGCAGCAAAATCCACTGTGTAGGTGTGTGTTGTGGTTGACAGGTGAAGGAATAACTGGAGTGTGCCAACCGCATAACCCACTGATTGGTTAGGAAAATGGTAGCAAGATAACACAAAAAATTAGCATACTAGAAGTCATTACTTCACAATATCTTTCAAATGCACTTGTGTTCACTGTGATAGACAACTTAGTCAACATTATACTTTAAATTATACAGCATGCAACGATTTAATAGAAAACCATGTACAAGGGAAGAGTTGTAGGGTCAAACACGTTCAATTTATATGAGTATATTGCAAGAACTAACCTCAGTTTTCTGATAACTTGGGTGAGTGTCAACAAGCTGCGATTAATATGACTTCCAAGAGTATCTTAATTGGAAGCTGCCAAGAGTCAAACAGCTGAAGAGCTTGATGCCAAATCAAAGAAATCATGCTTCTTGGAATGAAATGAAGAAGTTGAGGAAAAACTTCAGAAGGTTGTAGCAATATCAAAACAAAAGGAcaatctccccccccccccagttTATAAGCTTGGTTTTTTCCTAAATTCCGTTGTAGGAAAAATTCTTGTTCTCTAGGAagaaccaacaacaacaacaacaaagcctagTGCACCTTAACAAGAAACATATAGCCTATTAGATCATATATTGCAAAGATATTCGACTTGTCAAGGCGGTCAGTTTCTGGACGACAGTTTCAAATTGGTTTTTCAGGTGGAGTAAAATATTGCTAGGCCTACCGTTTGTCAAGCACGTACTATATGAATTTCTATTGTGGAGATCAACACCAGGTAGTTAAGTCATCAGTAATAGCACTACAGTAGGTTAGGGAGACTGGGCAACGGGTGTTAAAGAGGAAATACCTAGCATTTTCCTACTGCCTTACAGCCAATATACAAATGTAAGGTGCAATTCTAACTTTATTCACTAATTACTTGGAGTAAATTCTTCAGTAGTATCTGCtccttaataaaataatttgttTACATTAGCTGAGGTTGCATACAGACAGGCTCATATTCAGAATTATATCATTTCTGATCACACCATGTAAAATGAGAAACTGCTGAATGAGGACCAGCATTCAAATAGTCTAGCTCTAATTGAAGTTGGTAATTTAGCTCGGTCTTAAGAACAATGTGACACTGGTAACAGGTTTCTAGAAGAAAATAAGGGCCTTAGCAGTTGTGTATTGGAGGTAAATGGTTCGTCTCAATTGGTTAAAACTGGTTGTCTCATCTGTCTAAACTAATACAGCACGGTCTATAATAGACTAGCTTAACTAGGCAGTCACGGTCTTCATCATGGGAGTCCGACGGAGAAACAATTTTAAGGATTATTAACTAGTAGAAACGGAAAGTGAATAAGGCAGTGGAGAAAAAGGAACACAAGTACACAAACATTTCATCAAACACATTACAATCAACACGTATAATCATACAAGAATTACTTAGTCAAAACATGTCATATGTCGATCAAATACATTCAGTACCGTTTAAACAGATCAACGCGGAACACAAGAACTTACTTTGTTTCTCAAATACTCTGGATGTGTTGACAAGTATTCAATCAGAGCGCGCTCCTGTCATGTAAACATGAAATACTATTAGACCTAAAAACAATTATTAACTGGCTCATTTGAATAATATTCTTCATACCAACTTTTAAAAACTGACTCATGAGTTATACTAGTCAGTCATTATTGAGTTATAGCTAGGTTGTATTTATACTCATGTGATTACAACTCTTGCAGGTCTTTCACAGAAAAATATTAATCAGTTCAGTTAGATAAACAACCCCATAGCCTACAAGTTGGTGGCTGAATATTTAAGTTTGACAAAGGCATAACCTTTTAGACCTAAATATTGGCACTGAATGTAAGAGTAGAAATAAATGACTGGTTTGGCAAGCATTGCACAGAGCACCACACATCCCTCGGCTTGATTAAAATACAAAATTGCATCCAAAAAGTTGGTCCATTAAATGAAAAATGTAAGAATACGCATTTATATTTTATATCTCTATTAGCTTTTCAGAGTTCTCCGAAAActatataaaaacaataatgtcTATTAGACATGGGCTAACTTATGATTTCAGGAACACTCGTCGTGATAAGAAGCAAATGGGATTTATTTCAGATATTTACACTAACTGAATTTCAAGAAAACAGACGTTCAACAACCAAAAGAGTAACTCATAAGGATTGTGTAAGGAACAGGAGACCAGGGAGTATGATCAAACATGAAAAAAGAGTGAACCACCTTCGTAATAAACTTTATAAAACTTGTGTAGTATCATCATGAGTCGATAGTCATGAGTCGATAGAATGACTGACTAACTGAACTTTTAAAAACTGACTGACTAACTGAAATTTTAAAAACTGACTGATTGACTAAATGAACTTTTAAAAACTGACTGACAAATAGAGTAACAAGCAACAACTAACTGACTGAACTTTTATAAGAGCTGACAGAAAATTAGAGTAACACAACTGAACTATATATAACTGATTATAACTTGGTAATTCCACCATCCTTAACAATTACAAATCAACAACTATGAAACTCAACTAAAAAGGCTAGAAATCATTCAAAATCATTATTTTCTAATACGCATAAACTTTGATAAAGAATTCCATAAAAACAAAACACTTTTATCCTAGAAGctactcatcatcatcatcgtcgtcGAGTATATCAAACAAGTCCCTAGGCTTAGTCTTAATAACATGAAACCATCCTTTTTGTATCTCATCCTCAATGTAAAAAACTTGTTTCGCTTGAGAAGAGAAAATAAATGGATCATCTTTCAAATTTTGACCAGTGTGCATTAACTTCGAGAAATTAACACGAACTCTGCCACTCGGGTATGTTTTGAAACCCCTTCGTATATCAACCCAATCACATCGGAACATTAGAACCTTGAAAGAACCATAATAATCAAATTCTAACATTTCTTTAAGCTTTCCATAATACTCTTGGCCGTCAGCTTCTACCATAATTCCAGAATTTTGAGTCTTTCGAGATCGCTCACGATCCACCGTGTCAAATTTATAGCCATTGATAATAACTCTTTTCATCCTTTTCCCACAATTTCTTAAACCACCTGCCAAGGCTTTTCTCAATTTTCCTTCTTTCGTGCTATCATCTAGGTTATTGGCCTATAATTCCAAAAAACTAAGTTAAACTCAGATTGATGTATAAAATAGAGAAGGAAACTCCAGATTTTGAAGCATATAACCTGGTTATGCAACCAATCGGGAAATTCATAGATTATCCACTAATTTTCTTGACCTCCTCCGACTTGATTCTCTTGTCGTTTTGTTGTATGAAGGCACTTTAGAGATTGAGAAAATTGAGTTATTAACATTGTAAGTATTAATACGCTCAAGAAAATCATTCATAAAGGTACTTACTCAAGCACCGGTTTCATCTCATCTGAATGAAGCAAAACATAGCGATGTGCTTGCTTTAAACTATTCTCATCAAGACGGACATTTTCTTTCATCCCAACTACACGACCACCAGAGTAGTATAAATAGTTATTGATGTTTGGAACACCATCTTCATTTCTCTTCGGTATGTTGAATATGGTCTCAACACTTTCTAGATATCTCGAACAAAATGAAATTGTCTCCCATAAAAGGTACCCTTCTGCTATGGATCCTTCTGGTTGCGCTTTATTACTTACATGAGATTTCAAAAAGGCCAAGTACCTTGAAATATAATGAAAAAGAATGTGAACGTGAAAGATTAAGACAAGTATTTTTTGATGTATTCTTATTTAAAAACTATTAAAAAGATATTGAAGTTTAAGATATTTACCTCTCAATGGGATACATCCACCTATAATGAACAGGTCCACCGAGTTTGACCTCATCCACTAAATGAATTAGTAGATGCACCATGATTGTGAAAAATGTTGGCAGAAACTCTTGCTCCATCTTACAAAGAGTCAACACAAGCCTCGACTGAATGGTATCTAATTCACTTCTTTCAATAGCAGTTGAACATATCTTCTTGAAAAAGTCCGACAATTCATCAAGCAAATCAATTACTTTTGTGGCATTTGATGCTCTTAAAGCAACAGGAAGGATATCTTGCATGAGGACATGATTGTCGTGGCTTTTTAGATTAATAAGTTTATGCTTCTTCAAATTCACACACCTTTGCAAATTAGATCCATATCCATCAGGAACTTTAAGATTCTGTAGGACATTCAAAAATCGTTATTTCTCTTCTTTAGACATGGTGTATGCAGCCGGAGGCAAATAGTCCTTAGCACGATTTGGATGAGATTCGGGCCAAAGATGAGATTTTATGTTCCGTGCTTTAAGGGCCAATCTAGCATTCTTATCATCTCTAATCTTCTCCATACCTAAAAGTGTTCCTAGGAAATTGTCACATACATTCTTCTCAATGTGCATAACATCTAGATTATGTCTAAGAGGATTATGTTCCCAATATTCTAATTCAAAAAGTATACTTTTCTTTTTCCACAGAACGACATCATCctgttcatcatcatcatcgtcatcaatTTCATCATCTTCTTGTCTCCCTCTTTTTTTAGGAACACTTTTTGACTTTCCATAAACATACTTAACTTTTTCTTGTTGCTTCAAAACTTCTGTCCCGCTTGGAGGAACCGGAGCAAGACCATATTCCTCTTTCCCATCGAATAAGTTTGCTTGAGAACGATAAGGATGATCAGTTGGTAACCATTTTCGATCTCCAGGGTAGATAATTTTACCACCAAAACTATACGCATAACCAGAATCAACACAAGAAGGGCAAGCTTTATAACCTCTCGTACTCCAACCCGACAACATAGCATATGCCGGAAAGTCATTTATAGTGGAGTCTAAGGCTGCTCGCATTTTAAAACTTTTTCCACTATGAGCATCAAAGGCATCTACACCTTCCCACAACAATTTTAACTCATGGATTAGTGGTTGCAAATACACATCAATATCCATACCAGGACCAAACTTACCTGGAATGATCAAAGACAAAATGAATGACGTTGACTTCATACAAAGCCATGGTGGCAAATTATAAGGAATCAGGATCACTGGCCATGTACTGTAACTAGTATTCATCAAACGATATGGATTAAAACCATCACTTGCTAGACCCAATCTAACACTACGAGGGTCTTTGGCGAATTCCTCATATCTTTGATCAAATTTTTTTCAAGCTTCACCATCTGCTGGGTGACTTATGATCTTTTCATCCTTGCGGTCAAAATGCCATCTCATGTCCTCTGCTGTTTTAGAAGACATGTAAAGCCTCTTTAGTCTAGGGATGAGAGGAAAATACCGCATTACTTTAGCTGGAACGCCCTTCTTACGTGTTTCTTTAACATTCTCACTAATATCGCCCTCATTTTCTTTCACATTTTTCCACCTTGATGTGTGACAGATATGACACTCACTTTTTTCTGCAAATTAGCCCCAATATAACATGCAATCATTTGGACATGCATGGATTTTCTCGTAACCCAAACCCAAATCCTTCATTATCTTCATGCCTTCATAATACGACGAAGGAAACTCCTTAATATTAGGAAATGCGTCTAATAGAAGTTCAAGCAACTTATTAAATGATGCGGCAGACCAATGGAACATACACTTGAGGTGAAACAAGTGCAATAGAAACGACAACTTTGAGAAAGTTGTACACCCCTCATATAAACCCTCATCAGAAGCTTCCCTTAGTCGTTTAAACTTCGCTTCTTCTTCATTGGTGTTGGTTGATGGAAATTCATCATCTTCCTCACAATCAAAATTTAACTCTTCATGCATGTTATACGAATCTTCATCTTCAAAATTTGCTTCACTTAATGATGGGTCTTGGGGTTCGTTGGTGGTTTGTGCACTATTGTCAACCTTGAAAGCTGCTCCTAGTAACCCATCAATATCATCTCGACCTACTACCTTTGCTTGATCACTAGGGATCTCTATGGTATTACTCTCTTCATCTTTACAATGGAAAACCCATTGTCTATAGTTCTTATAAAAACCGTAAAATAAAATTTGTCCTCCTACCTCTTCTAAGGGATATGAGTTATTCAACTTGCATTTACTACATGGGCATAGAGTCATTCCCTCTAAAAGAGTCTCCTTAGCAACCTCTAAAAATTTCATGCAACCATTATAATAACCGGCATCCCCTTTTCGTAAGTCAATCCAACTAGTATCCATgtctacaaaaaaaattaaaaaacaaaacataataaaaaaagaCCCTTGTAGGGAAAAAAAATCCTTTCAACCGGATTATATTGTTGGAAGTTAGTAAGCTCACAATAAAAGGAAAGAATTCACAGGTTTTTACACGTTTTTTCAGACTTGCAGATAATAACAAAAGGCTATGTCCTATGAACGCTTTTAGTAATCTCTCTTATAAACACTTTTAGTAGTGTTGCTTTACAGTTCAATAGTGATCAAGTAGAAGAAACAGACATTCTAATCCTATAACCGAACTTATACATGGAATGGAAAAACAATTCTAAGGGTCCTACTGTCGGTGGACAAGCAGTGAATAATAAACAGTATTTTCAAGAGTGATCAAGTAGAAGAAACAGACATTCTAATGCTATAACCGAACTTATACATGGAATGGAAAAAAAATTCTAAGGGTCCTACTGTCGGTGGACAAGCAGTGAATAATAAACAGAAAATTTATATAAGTGTAGTATGTAGGAATGAGTGACATGTTTCGAGTTTTCATCGGCAAATCTAAAATCTTGACAATGTAATGGAAATTCTGCAGCTAGCTTAATTTGTCATGCAAACTCTATGAAAGCACTAATTGGTTAAAAAACTTAGGCCCTGTTCGTCATAGTTTTAGTTTTCTAGTTTTTTGTTTATTCAAAACTAAAAACTGATTTGTACTtttgtttttacttttattaaaaCCAATTTAAAACCACCACTTTTATACgagatttttctttcttttccttatcAATTTACTTATCTTGTCAGACACCATCTCACAGACTCACACTATAACTGCCAAATGAAACAAACAAAATCATGGCCAGGACTTTACTCTTCCATGCACCCCAGACAGTATTCAAAGCTATACTAATCACATTCATACATCAATATTTCTTAGCCACAGCAGCCATACATGCACTCACAGACTGGGCATCAAGATAGCAAAATTTTCAGCAAATAAGACTGATAGTAGACCACCATCACTTTCGCACTTCGAAAAGATATATTTGTTGAACATCATGCATAGAACAATAAAACATACTGTGATGTGGACTCATTTGTTATTGTTAATCAATTTAATTTGCAAATTTCCAACACTGAAATTTAAATTTTTGACTCATATATGTTTAGAATTGATCAGCTATGTTAGTCATGGTTCTGAATCCAGACACAAAATTCATCCTGGTAGTAAACAAGTACAACAACAATCATTGCCCACTATTAATCCCAGTAGAAACATTAATACCAGTAGCAGCAACAGGATAATCACAAGTAGATAGAAAAAGAGAAGATTAgggattttcaatttctagggttttgattCTCGGGAGATATTGATAGAAAATCAATATAAGATCTCCAACAACGGAGAGTTTGATTGTACTGTTTTCGGTGACGATTGCGGTTGTGGCTCTTCTTTCTCTCATCTTTGAAGGCTTTTCCTATCGTCGTTGTTCTTGGTTGTCAGGTATGGACTAATTTTGTTTCTATCTCTTTCCCTCCTCAAACTTCAATTAGTTGGAAATAACCAATGTTGAGTTTTGTTCCTCCTTTCTTGgacgattttttttgttttagattTTGGGTTGAGAGTGATGTAAGAATGACTAAACTAATCGcaattttctttctctttttaattgaaaatttgttacTGTTTGTGTTTACAGAAATAGAAAACCAGGTTTTTGTGGTGAAAGGAAATGGTTGTGAGAATCACGGTCAATATAAGGGTTGTGAGAAATAGATACAGGAACGGAAGGCAGATCTTTGGGAGCGA
This sequence is a window from Spinacia oleracea cultivar Varoflay chromosome 1, BTI_SOV_V1, whole genome shotgun sequence. Protein-coding genes within it:
- the LOC110777191 gene encoding uncharacterized protein isoform X1; this encodes MQDILPVALRASNATKVIDLLDELSDFFKKICSTAIERSELDTIQSRLVLTLCKMEQEFLPTFFTIMVHLLIHLVDEVKLGGPVHYRWMYPIERYLAFLKSHVSNKAQPEGSIAEGYLLWETISFCSRYLESVETIFNIPKRNEDGVPNINNYLYYSGGRVVGMKENVRLDENSLKQAHRYVLLHSDEMKPVLDAFIQQNDKRIKSEEVKKISG